A genomic segment from Gracilinanus agilis isolate LMUSP501 chromosome 1, AgileGrace, whole genome shotgun sequence encodes:
- the TADA3 gene encoding transcriptional adapter 3, with product MSELKDCPLQFHDFKSVDHLKVCPRYTAVLARSEDDGIGIEELDTLQLELETLLSSASRRLRVLEAETQILTDWQDKKGDRRFLKLGRDHELGAPAKHGKPKKQKLEGKAGHGPGPGPGRPKSKNLQSKIQEYEFTDDPIDVPRIPKNDAPNRFWASVEPYCADITSEEVRTLEELLKPPEDEAEHYKIPPLGKHYSQRWAQEDLLEEQKDGARAAAVADKKKGIMGPLTELDTKDVDALLKKSEAQHEQPEDGCPFGPLTQRLLQALVEENIISPMEDSPIPDVSGKESGADGASTSPRNQNKPFSVPHTKSLEGRIKEELIAQGLLESEDRPAEDSEDEVLAELRKRQAELKALSAHNRTKKHDLLRLAKEEVNRQELRQRVRMADNEVMDAFRKIMAARQKKRTPTKKEKDQAWKTLKERESILKLLDG from the exons ATGAGTGAGCTAAAGGACTGCCCACTGCAGTTCCATGACTTCAAGTCAGTGGACCACTTGAAGGTATGTCCCCGATATACAGCGGTACTGGCCCGCTCAGAAGATGATGGTATTGGCATTGAGGAGCTCGACACTCTTCAGCTGGAGTTGGAGACTCTGCTTTCTTCAGCCAGCCGACGTCTTCGGGTGCTGGAGGCTGAGACCCAG ATCCTGACTGACTGGCAGGATAAGAAAGGTGACCGGCGATTCCTAAAGCTGGGCCGGGACCATGAATTAGGAGCCCCTGCAAAACATGGCAAGCCCAAAAAACAGAAGTTGGAAGGAAAGGCAGGTCATGGGCCAGGTCCTGGCCCTGGCCGGCCCAAGTCCAAGAACCTCCAGTCCAAGATTCAGGAATATGAATTCACAGATGACCCCATTGATGTGCCACGGATTCCCAAGAATGATGCTCCTAACAG GTTCTGGGCTTCCGTGGAACCGTACTGTGCTGACATCACCAGTGAGGAAGTACGAACGCTGGAAGAGCTGCTGAAGCCCCCAGAAGATGAGGCTGAGCATTACAAG ATCCCACCTCTGGGGAAGCACTATTCCCAGCGTTGGGCCCAGGAAGATTTACTGGAAGAACAGAAAGATGGAGCCCGAGCAGCAGCTGTAGCTGACAAGAAGAAAGGCATTATGGGACCACTGACGGAACTGGACACCAAAG ATGTGGATGCACTGCTTAAGAAATCAGAGGCCCAGCACGAGCAGCCTGAAGATGGGTGTCCCTTTGGCCCTCTGACTCAACGACTCCTACAGGCTTTGGTGGAG GAAAACATTATCTCCCCCATGGAAGATTCCCCTATTCCAGATGTGTCTGGCAAAGAGTCTGGAGCTGATGGTGCCAGCACCTCCCCTCGAAATCAGAACAAGCCATTCAG TGTTCCCCATACCAAGTCTCTGGAGGGACGAATAAAAGAGGAGCTGATAGCCCAGGGCCTGCTGGAGTCTGAGGACAGGCCTGCTGAGGACTCGGAGGATGAAGTCCTGGCTGAGCTGAGGAAGCGGCAGGCTGAATTGAAGGCACTCAGCGCTCACAACCGAACCAAGAAGCATGATCTTCTGAG GTTGGCAAAAGAAGAAGTGAATCGTCAAGAGCTGAGGCAGCGGGTACGCATGGCAGACAATGAGGTCATGGACGCCTTCCGGAAGATCATGGCTGCCCGGCAGAAGAAGAGGACTCCCACCAAGAAGGAAAAAGACCAGGCCTGGAAAACACTGAAGGAGCGGGAGAGCATCCTTAAACTTCTGGATGGATAG